One Nitrososphaerota archaeon genomic region harbors:
- a CDS encoding DUF371 domain-containing protein, which translates to MRFEIPFSGHENVRALHTRTIEITTEPDLTLQGDCIVGVGADHGCVSIPEKLKQKLRRSESKITITIQVDREEFVIEGKGHEDLRLENPHDIVIRKSNFLCPRTLAIGCDKASDDIPRKMIKKLQNPKTKGLFVIEVI; encoded by the coding sequence GTGCGTTTTGAGATTCCATTTTCGGGGCATGAAAATGTACGGGCACTACACACAAGGACAATAGAGATCACAACAGAGCCCGATCTGACTCTACAAGGAGACTGTATAGTGGGAGTCGGTGCGGATCACGGTTGTGTGAGCATACCAGAAAAGCTAAAACAAAAACTCCGCCGATCTGAATCAAAGATAACAATTACAATTCAGGTTGATCGTGAAGAGTTTGTCATTGAGGGTAAAGGTCATGAAGATCTCAGACTGGAAAATCCCCACGATATTGTGATTAGGAAAAGTAATTTTCTTTGTCCGCGTACCTTGGCAATTGGATGCGACAAGGCATCTGATGACATTCCAAGAAAAATGATAAAAAAATTACAAAATCCTAAAACAAAAGGATTGTTTGTAATCGAAGTTATTTGA
- a CDS encoding winged helix-turn-helix transcriptional regulator — protein MSTLLEKSIKVNRVVSISVEHAKALEDPARVKIVEMLYHKQLTTEQIAKELQKNGHNKAITTIRHHLDILKEAGLIEIVKIEEVRGAIAKFYGTSIKLFSNSSSKDFDSKYSSMIKTTSAKIEKILEGIAKKPALQKKSESAYNEFVLTEIVNRAMANVLENKDLVGQKKIK, from the coding sequence ATGTCAACATTATTAGAAAAATCAATCAAGGTCAACCGAGTAGTAAGTATTTCAGTTGAACACGCAAAAGCACTAGAAGATCCAGCTAGAGTGAAGATAGTAGAAATGCTATATCACAAACAACTAACAACGGAACAAATCGCAAAGGAACTTCAAAAAAATGGACACAACAAAGCAATCACAACAATCCGACATCACTTAGACATTCTCAAAGAAGCAGGCTTAATCGAGATAGTGAAAATTGAGGAAGTTAGGGGAGCCATTGCAAAATTCTATGGCACGTCAATCAAACTATTCTCAAATTCTTCATCAAAAGATTTTGATTCGAAATACTCTTCGATGATAAAAACAACATCTGCAAAAATTGAAAAAATTCTTGAAGGCATTGCAAAAAAGCCAGCACTCCAAAAAAAGTCAGAATCTGCTTACAATGAATTTGTCCTCACCGAAATTGTGAATCGGGCTATGGCAAATGTTCTTGAAAATAAGGACCTTGTCGGACAAAAAAAGATCAAATAA
- a CDS encoding glycosyltransferase: MILGVSAFAHLWNPVGFPEIFYDEGIYMQRSMNIINGVGPQEGKFYDHPFFGQIFLGSILYLIGYPDSANPTFDSAENLYLIPRIVMGLLAVFDTFLIYKIAQKRYDSKIAIFASLLFAVMPIGWITRRILLDSILLPFVLLSILFVLQSQNSERKTLLVFFSGVFLGLAILTKIPAFTMIPVVTYLTYSMHKNKKLLLFVLIPALLIPMIWPVYSMAVSQFEYWQQGVLWQAQRQNTGIHNTVLSFGAIDPVLFGLGIAGLIYCGVKKNWFVLFWAIPFIVFLSLIGYTQYFHWMILLPVFCISASILIANLGQNLKQKRLIPIFVILATVLFGLTSNIMLLSLDVTHNQFESAKFAAKLGKENMIPVLAGPQFMWIYNGVFGQDMLDYSEVLFKQSPERFVLIADPHFYLDYYRGQELSQLYNSTKTIAVFPSVKSDYDVYQYPYSSLGYNYDAGTIEIKIFDDLSN, encoded by the coding sequence TTGATCCTAGGAGTATCTGCATTCGCACACCTTTGGAATCCTGTGGGATTCCCGGAGATATTTTACGATGAAGGAATCTACATGCAGCGCTCAATGAATATCATAAATGGGGTAGGTCCACAAGAGGGAAAATTCTACGATCACCCGTTTTTTGGCCAAATATTTCTTGGGTCGATTTTGTATCTCATTGGATATCCTGACTCTGCAAATCCAACTTTTGACTCTGCAGAAAATCTATACCTGATACCACGAATCGTGATGGGACTCCTTGCCGTCTTTGACACATTTCTGATTTACAAAATTGCACAAAAAAGATATGATTCTAAGATAGCCATCTTTGCCTCATTATTGTTTGCTGTAATGCCAATTGGTTGGATTACTCGCAGAATTTTACTCGACTCGATATTACTGCCATTTGTACTACTGTCAATTCTCTTTGTTTTACAATCTCAAAACTCAGAGCGCAAAACTCTGTTAGTATTTTTCTCTGGAGTTTTCTTGGGGCTGGCAATTTTAACAAAGATTCCTGCATTTACAATGATTCCAGTTGTGACGTATCTAACATATTCTATGCACAAAAACAAAAAACTTTTGTTATTTGTTTTAATCCCAGCATTGCTAATTCCGATGATTTGGCCTGTGTATAGCATGGCAGTTAGCCAGTTTGAATATTGGCAACAAGGAGTTCTATGGCAGGCACAGCGACAAAACACTGGAATCCACAACACTGTGCTATCCTTTGGGGCAATAGACCCTGTCTTGTTCGGACTGGGAATTGCTGGTCTTATTTACTGTGGAGTTAAGAAAAACTGGTTTGTCTTGTTCTGGGCAATCCCGTTTATTGTATTTTTGAGTTTGATTGGTTATACACAATATTTTCATTGGATGATACTCCTTCCTGTTTTTTGTATATCTGCATCAATATTGATTGCAAATCTTGGGCAAAACCTGAAACAAAAAAGATTAATTCCAATTTTTGTAATCTTGGCTACTGTACTGTTTGGTCTAACAAGTAACATCATGTTGTTGAGCCTAGATGTTACTCACAATCAATTCGAATCTGCCAAGTTTGCCGCAAAACTTGGGAAAGAAAATATGATACCTGTTCTTGCAGGACCGCAGTTCATGTGGATATACAATGGTGTCTTTGGGCAAGACATGCTAGATTATTCAGAAGTATTATTCAAGCAATCTCCTGAGAGATTTGTGTTAATTGCGGATCCACACTTTTATCTTGATTATTATCGTGGCCAAGAATTGTCACAACTGTACAATTCCACTAAAACCATTGCAGTATTTCCAAGTGTAAAATCGGATTATGATGTATATCAATACCCATATTCCAGTCTTGGCTACAACTATGACGCCGGAACTATAGAGATCAAAATATTTGATGATCTTTCTAACTAG
- the purC gene encoding phosphoribosylaminoimidazolesuccinocarboxamide synthase, with amino-acid sequence MKFIGSGKVKDVYDMEDGTLLFKFSDRVSAYDVKFHDPIPRKGEALTKFAEFWFGKLPIRNHFVKSVSKNEIIVKKMQMIPVECVVRGYFYGSLISRWNAGDVIIPEGSKTEIAAKLSKPIFDPTTKSEHDEPINKKIALERRLVTEDEYNFLESKSLEIYGEMYKMADAAGFILADLKLEFGKLDGVITLGDSIGPDEYRMWPKETYAVGKIQESYDKQILRDWLTANGYQKQFDDARKEGKEPVAPSIPSEIIQKMSSRYVDSYKLISGNPF; translated from the coding sequence TTGAAATTCATAGGTTCTGGCAAGGTAAAAGATGTCTATGACATGGAGGATGGGACTCTGCTTTTCAAGTTCAGCGATCGCGTATCTGCATATGATGTCAAGTTTCATGATCCAATACCGCGCAAAGGCGAAGCTCTAACAAAATTTGCGGAATTCTGGTTTGGAAAACTGCCCATCAGAAATCACTTTGTAAAATCGGTTTCAAAAAATGAAATTATTGTAAAAAAAATGCAAATGATCCCTGTAGAATGTGTAGTTCGTGGATATTTCTACGGTAGCCTAATTTCACGATGGAATGCAGGCGATGTCATAATTCCTGAAGGGAGCAAAACCGAAATCGCGGCCAAACTCTCAAAGCCGATCTTTGATCCTACCACAAAATCAGAGCATGATGAACCAATCAACAAAAAGATTGCGTTAGAACGAAGACTAGTAACAGAAGACGAATATAATTTCCTAGAATCCAAATCCCTTGAAATCTATGGCGAGATGTACAAGATGGCAGATGCTGCAGGATTCATACTGGCAGATCTCAAATTAGAATTTGGTAAGCTTGACGGAGTAATCACACTTGGTGATTCAATAGGTCCAGATGAATACCGAATGTGGCCAAAGGAGACGTATGCTGTAGGTAAGATACAAGAGTCTTACGACAAACAAATTCTGCGTGACTGGCTTACGGCGAATGGGTATCAAAAACAATTTGATGATGCAAGAAAGGAAGGCAAAGAACCAGTAGCGCCTTCAATACCATCTGAGATTATACAAAAAATGTCAAGCCGATACGTAGATTCCTACAAACTAATTTCTGGCAATCCTTTCTAG
- a CDS encoding Lrp/AsnC family transcriptional regulator: protein MEIAFVLVKCEPAHEMDVMRDILKIDGVKEAHGTYGMYDLFVKVVGLNHKTVSDIITKQIRKTQNVVSTTTLSTIPEQGGK, encoded by the coding sequence ATGGAAATTGCATTTGTTTTGGTAAAATGTGAACCTGCGCACGAAATGGATGTCATGCGAGACATACTCAAAATCGATGGAGTAAAAGAAGCCCACGGTACATACGGAATGTACGATTTGTTTGTCAAAGTGGTAGGTCTAAACCACAAGACAGTATCTGATATCATAACAAAGCAAATCCGCAAGACCCAAAATGTAGTATCTACTACGACATTATCTACAATTCCAGAACAAGGCGGAAAATAG